In the genome of Pseudomonas putida, one region contains:
- a CDS encoding class II fumarate hydratase, whose protein sequence is MSRIETDSLGPVEVPEDAYWGAQTQRSLINFAIGKERMPLAVLHALALIKKAAARVNDRNGDLPADIARLIEQAADEVLQGEHDDQFPLVVWQTGSGTQSNMNVNEVIAGRANELAGKGRGGKAPVHPNDHVNRSQSSNDCFPTAMHIAAAQAVHDKLLPAIAELSAGLAELSARHQHLVKTGRTHMMDATPITFGQEVSAFVAQLDYAQRAIRASLPAVCELAQGGTAVGTGLNAPHGFAEAIAAELAALSGLPFVTAPNKFAALAGHEPLTTLAGSLKTLAVALMKIANDLRLLGSGPRAGLAEVRLPANEPGSSIMPGKVNPTQCEALSMLACQVLGNDAAIGFAASQGHLQLNVFKPVIIHNLLQSIELLADGCRNFQQHCVAGIEPDAEQMAAHLERGLMLVTALNPHIGYDKAAEIAKKAYSEGKTLREAALELKYLTNEQFDQWVRPENMLAPGAKG, encoded by the coding sequence ATGAGCCGTATCGAGACAGACAGCCTGGGCCCGGTCGAAGTTCCAGAGGACGCCTACTGGGGTGCGCAGACCCAGCGTTCGCTGATCAACTTCGCCATCGGCAAGGAGCGCATGCCCCTGGCTGTACTGCACGCCCTGGCGCTGATCAAAAAAGCGGCGGCACGGGTCAACGACCGCAATGGCGACCTGCCGGCCGACATTGCCCGTCTCATCGAACAGGCCGCCGACGAAGTGCTCCAGGGCGAACATGACGACCAGTTCCCGCTCGTCGTCTGGCAGACCGGCAGCGGCACCCAGAGCAACATGAACGTCAACGAAGTGATCGCCGGGCGCGCCAACGAGCTGGCCGGCAAGGGCCGAGGCGGCAAGGCGCCGGTACACCCCAACGACCACGTCAACCGTTCGCAGAGTTCCAACGACTGCTTCCCCACCGCCATGCACATCGCGGCTGCCCAGGCGGTACATGACAAACTGCTGCCGGCGATCGCCGAACTCTCGGCGGGCCTGGCCGAGCTGTCGGCGCGTCACCAGCACCTGGTCAAGACCGGCCGCACCCACATGATGGACGCCACGCCCATCACCTTCGGCCAGGAAGTCTCGGCGTTCGTCGCCCAACTCGACTATGCCCAGCGTGCCATTCGCGCCAGCCTACCGGCGGTGTGCGAGCTGGCCCAGGGCGGGACCGCGGTGGGCACCGGGCTCAATGCCCCGCACGGCTTCGCCGAGGCCATCGCCGCGGAGCTTGCGGCGCTCTCGGGCCTGCCCTTCGTCACCGCGCCGAACAAATTCGCCGCCTTGGCTGGTCATGAGCCACTGACCACCTTGGCCGGATCACTCAAGACCCTGGCCGTGGCCTTGATGAAGATCGCCAATGATCTGCGCCTGCTCGGCTCCGGCCCGCGTGCGGGGCTGGCCGAGGTGCGTCTGCCGGCCAACGAGCCGGGCAGCTCGATCATGCCCGGCAAGGTCAATCCGACTCAGTGCGAGGCCCTGTCGATGCTGGCGTGCCAGGTACTGGGCAATGACGCGGCGATCGGTTTCGCTGCAAGCCAGGGGCATCTGCAACTGAACGTGTTCAAGCCGGTGATCATCCACAACCTGCTGCAATCGATCGAGCTGCTGGCCGATGGCTGCCGCAACTTCCAGCAGCACTGCGTGGCCGGCATCGAGCCGGATGCCGAACAGATGGCCGCGCACCTGGAGCGCGGGCTGATGCTAGTGACCGCGCTCAATCCGCACATCGGTTACGACAAGGCCGCCGAGATTGCCAAGAAGGCCTACAGCGAAGGCAAGACGCTGCGAGAGGCGGCATTGGAGCTCAAATACCTGACCAACGAGCAGTTCGACCAGTGGGTCCGGCCAGAGAACATGCTGGCGCCCGGCGCAAAAGGCTGA
- a CDS encoding DUF2059 domain-containing protein, producing the protein MTRLRVLCAAVVLACASGQVLAATASHNAAAEKFLTLVNADKLGTPVYMQVQQMFAQRFAQTKAPESKKNVLDSYQAKANAALDNAIGWKKIKPKMVDMYTQTFTEQELKDLVKFYESPLGKKVLREMPRVTQQSAQLTQQSLEPAVPVVNKLLDDMTKELDPNAGKAPAKK; encoded by the coding sequence ATGACTCGTCTTCGCGTCCTCTGTGCCGCCGTCGTCCTGGCTTGCGCCAGTGGCCAGGTACTTGCCGCCACCGCCAGCCACAACGCTGCCGCCGAGAAATTCCTGACACTGGTCAATGCCGACAAGCTGGGCACCCCGGTGTACATGCAAGTCCAGCAGATGTTTGCCCAGCGTTTCGCCCAGACCAAGGCGCCCGAGTCCAAGAAAAACGTGCTCGACAGCTACCAGGCCAAGGCCAATGCCGCCCTGGACAACGCCATCGGCTGGAAGAAGATCAAGCCGAAGATGGTCGACATGTACACCCAGACCTTCACCGAGCAGGAGCTCAAGGACCTGGTCAAGTTCTACGAGTCGCCGCTGGGCAAGAAGGTCCTGCGCGAGATGCCGCGTGTCACCCAGCAGTCGGCCCAGCTGACCCAGCAGAGCCTGGAGCCGGCGGTACCTGTGGTCAACAAGCTGCTCGACGACATGACCAAGGAACTGGACCCGAACGCCGGCAAGGCCCCTGCCAAGAAGTGA
- a CDS encoding BolA family protein, with product MNMQQRIEQQLAALAPAHLEVLNESHMHSRGQETHYKAVIVSEQFAGLNSVKRHQKVYATMAQLMDQIHALAIHTYTSEEWAKVGAAPASPVCAGGGH from the coding sequence ATGAACATGCAGCAACGCATCGAACAGCAGTTGGCCGCCTTGGCCCCGGCGCACCTTGAGGTGCTCAACGAGAGCCACATGCACAGCCGTGGCCAGGAGACCCACTACAAGGCGGTGATCGTCAGCGAGCAGTTCGCCGGGCTCAACAGCGTCAAGCGGCACCAGAAGGTCTACGCCACCATGGCGCAGCTGATGGACCAGATCCACGCCCTGGCGATTCATACCTACACGTCCGAAGAGTGGGCCAAGGTCGGTGCGGCGCCAGCGTCGCCGGTCTGTGCCGGCGGGGGGCACTGA
- the trhO gene encoding oxygen-dependent tRNA uridine(34) hydroxylase TrhO, translated as MSQAIVVAALYKFVTLEDYIELREPLLQTMVDNGVKGTLLLALEGINGTVSGTREGIDGLLTWLRNDPRLVDIDHKESYCDEQPFYRTKVKLKKEIVTLGVPGVDPNHKVGTYVEPKDWNALISDPEVLLIDTRNDYEVAIGTFKGAIDPKTETFREFPDYIKANFDPSKHKKVAMFCTGGIRCEKASSYMLGEGFEEVYHLKGGILKYFEEVPQEQSLWDGDCFVFDNRVTVRHDLTEGEYDQCHACRHPISVEDRASEHYSPGVSCPHCWDSLSEKTRRSAIDRQKQIELAKARNQPHPIGFNYKAEA; from the coding sequence ATGTCCCAAGCTATCGTCGTGGCGGCGCTGTACAAGTTCGTCACCCTGGAAGACTACATCGAGCTGCGCGAGCCGCTGCTCCAGACCATGGTCGACAACGGCGTCAAAGGCACCTTGCTGCTCGCCCTTGAAGGCATCAACGGTACCGTCTCGGGTACCCGCGAAGGCATCGATGGGCTGCTCACCTGGTTGCGCAACGACCCGCGCCTGGTCGACATCGACCACAAAGAGTCCTACTGCGACGAGCAGCCGTTCTACCGCACCAAGGTCAAGCTCAAGAAAGAGATCGTCACCCTGGGCGTGCCGGGTGTGGATCCGAACCACAAGGTCGGCACCTACGTCGAGCCCAAGGACTGGAACGCCCTGATCAGCGATCCGGAAGTCTTGTTGATCGACACCCGCAACGACTACGAAGTGGCCATCGGCACCTTCAAGGGCGCCATCGACCCTAAGACCGAGACCTTCCGCGAGTTTCCCGACTACATCAAGGCCAACTTCGACCCGAGCAAGCACAAAAAGGTTGCGATGTTCTGCACCGGCGGCATCCGCTGCGAAAAAGCCTCCAGCTACATGCTCGGTGAAGGCTTCGAGGAGGTCTATCATCTTAAGGGTGGGATCCTGAAGTACTTCGAGGAGGTGCCTCAGGAGCAGAGCCTGTGGGATGGCGACTGCTTCGTCTTCGACAACCGTGTCACGGTGCGCCATGACCTGACCGAGGGGGAATACGACCAGTGCCATGCCTGCCGCCACCCGATCAGCGTGGAGGACCGCGCGTCCGAGCACTATTCGCCAGGTGTGAGCTGCCCGCACTGCTGGGACAGTCTGAGCGAGAAGACCCGGCGCAGCGCCATCGACCGCCAGAAGCAGATCGAGCTGGCCAAGGCGCGCAACCAGCCCCACCCGATCGGTTTCAACTACAAAGCCGAGGCCTGA
- a CDS encoding DsbA family protein codes for MSARLLYVMDPMCSWCWGFAPVAEALIAQAREAGVPTRLVVGGLRSGSSALDASTRRYILEHWQAVAEATGQAFRFEGAMPDGFVYDTEPACRALVAARELDAERVWSLLGGIQRAFYEQAVDVTRAPQLVELAEQAGFDRSQFADAFSRADTRAATAADFSWVQDLGIAGFPTLLAERNGQLALLTNGYQPLDRLQPLLGRWLQQAACA; via the coding sequence ATGTCCGCACGCTTGCTGTATGTGATGGACCCGATGTGCTCCTGGTGCTGGGGCTTCGCCCCGGTGGCCGAGGCGTTGATCGCCCAGGCGCGTGAGGCTGGCGTGCCGACGCGTCTGGTGGTGGGCGGCTTGCGTTCGGGCAGCAGCGCGCTGGATGCCTCGACCCGTCGCTACATCCTTGAGCATTGGCAGGCGGTGGCCGAAGCCACTGGCCAGGCGTTTCGCTTCGAAGGCGCCATGCCGGACGGTTTCGTCTACGACACCGAGCCTGCCTGCCGCGCGCTTGTGGCGGCGCGCGAGCTGGATGCCGAGCGGGTCTGGTCGCTACTGGGGGGGATCCAGCGGGCGTTCTACGAGCAAGCGGTGGACGTCACCCGTGCTCCGCAATTGGTGGAACTGGCCGAGCAGGCAGGCTTTGACCGAAGCCAATTCGCCGATGCGTTTTCCCGGGCCGATACCCGTGCCGCCACCGCGGCCGATTTCAGTTGGGTGCAAGACCTCGGCATCGCGGGGTTTCCAACCCTGCTGGCCGAGCGCAACGGTCAACTGGCCTTGCTGACCAACGGCTACCAGCCTTTGGACCGACTGCAGCCCTTGCTCGGCCGCTGGCTGCAGCAGGCCGCCTGTGCTTGA
- a CDS encoding ABC transporter ATP-binding protein — protein MLDLPGSSDPVPGKPAAVADRLSWAQIRRLALHHRKALWSANLVAVLAALCSVPIPLLLPLLVDEVLLGHGDAALKWMNHFLPGNWQVAAGYIGLMLVATLGLRLAALAFNVMQAKLFAGLAKDIVYRLRIRLIERLKRISLKEYESLGSGTVTTHLVTDLDTLDKFVGETLSRFLVAVLTLTGTAAILIWMHWQLALLILLFNPLVIYFTVQLGKRVKHLKKLENDSTARFTQALAETLDAIQEIRAGNRQGYFLGRLGLRAREVRDYAVASQWKSDASGRASGLLFQFGIDIFRAAAMLTVLFSDLSIGQMLAVFSYLWFMIGPVEQLLNLQYAYYAAGGALSRLNELLARADEPQYPAAVDPFAGRDTVGIEVRDLRFAYAEEPVLDHLDLSIAPGEKVAIVGASGGGKSTLVQLLLGLYSAQAGTIRFGGASLQEIGLEALRENVAVVLQHPSLFNDSVRANLSLGRECTDEACWQALRIAQLDATIAALPQGLDSVVGRSGVRLSGGQRQRLAIARMILAEPKVVILDEATSALDAATEYSLHQAMARFLNGRTTLIIAHRLSAVKQADRVLVFDGGHVAEDGGHQQLIAEGGLYAKLYGHLQQS, from the coding sequence GTGCTTGACCTGCCAGGCTCATCCGACCCTGTGCCGGGGAAGCCCGCCGCCGTGGCCGATCGATTGAGCTGGGCGCAGATCCGCCGCCTGGCCTTGCATCACAGAAAGGCCCTGTGGTCCGCCAACCTTGTGGCCGTGCTCGCGGCCCTGTGCAGCGTGCCCATTCCTTTGTTGCTGCCATTGCTAGTGGACGAAGTGCTGCTTGGCCATGGCGATGCGGCGCTCAAATGGATGAACCACTTCCTGCCTGGCAACTGGCAGGTGGCCGCCGGCTACATCGGCCTGATGCTGGTTGCGACCCTTGGCCTGCGCCTGGCCGCATTGGCCTTCAACGTGATGCAGGCCAAGCTGTTCGCCGGCCTTGCCAAGGACATCGTCTACCGCCTGCGCATTCGCCTGATCGAACGGCTCAAGCGTATTTCCCTCAAGGAGTACGAAAGCCTGGGCAGCGGCACCGTGACCACGCATCTGGTGACCGATCTGGACACCCTGGACAAGTTCGTCGGCGAGACCTTGAGCCGCTTCCTGGTGGCCGTGCTGACCTTGACCGGCACCGCCGCCATTCTTATCTGGATGCACTGGCAGCTGGCCCTGTTGATCCTGCTGTTCAACCCGCTGGTGATCTACTTCACCGTGCAGTTGGGCAAGCGCGTCAAACACCTGAAAAAGCTGGAGAACGACAGTACTGCGCGCTTCACCCAGGCCCTGGCCGAGACCCTCGATGCCATCCAGGAGATCCGCGCCGGCAACCGCCAGGGCTACTTCCTTGGGCGTCTCGGGCTGCGCGCCCGGGAAGTGCGCGACTATGCCGTGGCGTCCCAGTGGAAGAGCGATGCCAGTGGACGTGCCAGCGGGCTGTTGTTCCAGTTCGGTATCGATATCTTCCGCGCCGCGGCCATGCTCACGGTGCTGTTCTCCGACTTGTCCATTGGCCAGATGCTGGCGGTGTTCAGCTACCTGTGGTTCATGATCGGGCCAGTGGAGCAACTGCTCAACCTGCAATACGCCTACTATGCCGCTGGCGGCGCCTTGAGCCGGCTCAACGAACTGTTGGCGCGGGCCGACGAGCCGCAGTATCCGGCAGCGGTCGACCCGTTCGCCGGGCGGGACACGGTCGGCATCGAGGTGCGTGATCTGCGCTTTGCCTATGCCGAGGAGCCGGTGCTCGACCACCTGGATCTTTCCATCGCACCAGGCGAGAAAGTGGCCATCGTCGGGGCCAGCGGTGGCGGCAAGAGCACCTTGGTGCAACTGCTGCTGGGCCTGTACAGCGCCCAGGCCGGCACCATCCGCTTCGGTGGCGCGAGCCTTCAGGAGATCGGCCTGGAGGCGCTGCGCGAGAATGTCGCGGTGGTGCTGCAGCACCCGTCGCTGTTCAATGACAGCGTGCGCGCCAACCTTTCCCTGGGCCGCGAATGCACCGACGAGGCTTGCTGGCAGGCCCTGCGCATCGCCCAGCTCGACGCCACCATCGCCGCGTTACCACAGGGCCTGGACAGCGTGGTGGGGCGTTCTGGCGTTCGCCTGTCCGGCGGCCAGCGTCAGCGCCTGGCGATTGCCCGCATGATCCTTGCCGAGCCCAAGGTGGTGATCCTCGACGAAGCCACCTCGGCCCTGGACGCCGCCACCGAGTACAGCCTGCACCAGGCCATGGCGCGTTTTCTCAATGGCCGTACCACGTTGATCATTGCCCACCGGTTGTCGGCGGTGAAACAGGCGGACCGGGTACTGGTGTTCGATGGTGGGCATGTGGCCGAGGATGGCGGCCACCAGCAGCTGATTGCCGAAGGCGGGTTGTACGCCAAGCTGTATGGACATTTGCAGCAGAGCTGA